In Lepus europaeus isolate LE1 chromosome 19, mLepTim1.pri, whole genome shotgun sequence, the genomic window caagattcattttcaactctctttatatacagaaaataagtTCAGTATATATaatgatttcaatagtttgccctcacatagcaacacatagtgaaaaaatactgttggagtactagttatagcattaaataacagtgtacagaacattaatgacagagatcctatatgatatttttttaaaaaattgattaattgccagcgccacggctcactaggctaatcctccgccttgcacgctggcacaccgggttctagtcccggttggggcaccggattctgtccctgttgcccctcttccaggccagctctctgctgtggccagggagtgcagtggaggatggcccaggtgcttgggccctgcaccccatgggagaccaggagaagcacctggctcctgccatcggatcagcatggtgcgccggtcgcagcgtgccaaccgcggtggccattggagggtgaaccaacggcaaaggaagacctgtctctctgtctctctctctcactgtccactctgcctgtcaaaaaaaatgattaattttctatgtaatttccaatttaacaccaagttttttttcattttcaattatctttatatacagaagattgattcaatatatactaagtaaagatttcatcagtttgcacccacacttagacacaaaatgtaaaaatactgtttcagtactagctatatcattacttcacattggacaacccattaaggacagatcccacatgggacgtaagtacacagtgaatcttgatgttgatttaacaatttaacactcttgtttatagcatcagtaatctccccaggctctagtcatgggttgccaaggctatggaagcctttagggttcgccgacttcgatcttattctgacagggtcatagtcaaagtggaagttctctcctcccttcagagaaaggtacctcctaccttgatggccccgttctttccactgggatcacactcgctgaggtccttcatttaggtcttcttcttcttcttcttcttcttcttcttcttcttcttcttcttcttcttcttcttcttcttcttcttcttcctcttcttcttctccttctccttctccttctccttctccttctccttctccttctccttctccttctccttctccttctcctcctcctcctcctcctcctcctcctcctcctcctcctcctcctcctccttctcctccttctcctcctccttcttttccagagtgtcttggctttacatgcctaaaatactctcataggctcttcagccagatccaaatgccttaagggctgatcctgaggccagagtgctatttaggacatctgccattctatgagtctgctgtgtctcccccttcccatgttggatccttctctccctttttggttttatcagttagtattagcaacgctagtcttatttgtgtgatccctttgactcttaaatctatcagtgtgatcaattgtgaactgaaattgatcacctggactagtgagatggcattggtacctaccaccttgatgggattgtattggaatcccctggcacgattctaaatccatcatttggggccagtccgattttgcatgtccccaattgtacatctcctccctctctttttctcattcttatatttaaccgggatcacttttcagttaagatttaaacacctaagaataattgtgtgttaattacagtgttcaagcattagtactagaacaaaaaaattactaagatggataaagtattacattgtacatcaacagtcagcacaagatctgatcaattcactgtttctcatagtatccatttcacttccacaggtttcccctttagtgctcacttagttgtcaccaatcagggaaaacaaatgatatttgtctctttgggactggcttaattcactcagcatgatgttttccagattcctccatcttgttgcaaatgaccgggtttcattgtttcttactgctgtatagtattctacagagtacatgtcccatcatttctttatccagtcgactgttgatgggcatttgggttggttccaggtcttagctattgtgaattgagcagcaataaacattaatgtgcagatggcttttttgtttgccaatttaatttcttttgggtaaattccaaggagtgggatggctgggttgaaaggtagggttatattcaggtttctgaggaatctccagactgacttccacagtggcttaaccagtttgcattcccaccaacagtgggttagtgtccctttttccccacatcctcaccagcatctgttgttggtggatttctgaatgtgagccattataacctgggtgaggtgaaacttttgtggttttgatttgcatttctctgattgctagggatcttgaacattttttcatgtgtctgttggccatttggatttcctctctggaaagatgtctgttgaggtctttggcccatctcgtaagtgggttgtttgttttgatgttgtggagtttcttgatttctttgtagattctggttatcaaccctttatctgttgcgtagtttgcaaatatattttcccattctgtcggttgcctcttcactttcctgattgtttctttggcagtacagaaacttctcaatttgatgcaatcccaaatgttaatttttgctttgactgtctgtgctcctggggtcttttccaagaagtctttgccagtacctatatcttgcagggtttctccaatgctctctaataatttgatggtgtcgggttgtaaatttaagtctttaatccatgttgagtgaatttttgtgtaaggtgaaaggtgggGATCTTggttcatgattctgcatgtggaaatccagttttcctagcaccatttgttgaatagactgtccttactccagggattggttttgggtccttgatcaaatatgagttggctgtagatgtttgggttgttttctggtgtttctattctgttccattggtctatccatctgtttctgtaccagtaccatgctgttttgataactactgccctgtagtatgtcctgagatctggtattgtgatgcctccggctttgtttttgttgtacaagatttctttagctattcgaggtcttctgtgtctccatatgaatttcagcatcattttttccagaatgagaagaatgcctttggtattttgattggtattgcattgaatctgtaaattgcttttgggagaatggacattttgatgatgttgattcttccaatccataagcattgaagacttttccattttttggtatcctcttctatttctttctttaaggttttgtaattttcaccgtagagatctttaatgtccttggttaagtttattccaaggtattcgattgtttttgtagctattgtgaatgggattgatcttagaagttcttcctcagccgtggcattgcttgtgtatacaaatgctgttgatttttgtggattgattttatatcctgctactttgccaaactcttcgatgagttccaatagtctcttagtagagttctttgggtcccctaaataaagaatcatatcatctgcaaagagggatagtttgagttcttccttcccaatttgtatccctttaatttctttttcttgcctaatagctctggctaagacttccagaactatattgaggagcagtggtgagagtgggcatccctgcctggtaccagatctcagtggaaatgcttctaacttttccccattcaataggatgttggccgtgggtttttcataaattgctttgattgtattgaggaatgttccttctatacccagtttgcttagggttttcatcatgaaagggtgttgtattttatcaaatgcttcctctgcgtctattgagagaatcatatggtttttcttctgcagtgtttcttgtaagcagcagatagatgggttttgttccttaacccaatcagccaattggtgacttttaactggattgttcaggcctttaacgtttaatatGACTATCGAttagtagtaactttgccctatcatttttgggtttcctgtgatcttttgctgtgaggtttccttcctttaccttctttcatattggtgaccgtgtttctgtgtttctgcgtgtatcacatctttaagcatcttttgcagggctggacgagtggcgacgaattctttcaaattctgtctgctgcgaaaggtctttctttcaccttcattcacaaatgagagctttgcaggatataatattctgggctggcagtttttctctcttagtacctgggctatatcttgccattccctcctagcttgtagggtttctgatgagaagtcagctgtgagtctaattggggatcctctgagagtggtctgatgtttctctcttgcacattttaggatcttttctttatgtttcactgtggtgagttttattacaatgtgtcgtggtgaggatctcttttggtcatgtttattaggggttctatgagcttcctgtactaagatgtctctgtccttctccaaacctgggaaattttctgctagtatctcactaaaaaggccttctaatcctttctccctctccatgccttcaggaactcctatgacccgaatgttaggttttttaatagtatcctgtagattcccgacaatattttttagatttctaatttcctcttcttttctttgttttgcctgtttcctttcctgttctctgtcttctaagtccgatattctctcttctgcttcacccattctgtttttaaggctctctaatgtgtttgtcatttgatctattgaattcttcatttcattatggtttcttgtcactatcactgtttcttgttctactagttgtttcatttcattttgattcctccttaatagttCATTtttgcgagagagattttctatcttgtccatcaaggatttctgtagttcaagaatttgtttttgagaacttcttaatgatcttaccaattttttgagatctgcttcttgcatttcttctatctcatcatcttcataatcttgaattggggtgtctttttcatttgggggcatcatagtatcttccttgctcttgttaccttggtttctacgtttctttggcatcttggaggtgtggccaaagagctctgtttggctcTTCAGGGTTAAGGCCCAGGgtaactcacccagattgttctctggtttgctctcttgctctcactctctctctctctttttttttagactcagttgggaagaaattccacacagctcaccggattgcctaggctaaggagtttgttttacatatgtaaagcggtccctgctctttgtcttgctggaCTTTGTAAGGAAGAGAGTGTAGAGAGAGGCTAGTGTgcctgctggttccccttatttttttgtttctcctccagtcagcctggtgaagtttcggaccccccccccccccgtgtgagCTCAGTCCACGCTCTAACCTTCccagccaatgtctcgggttacctttccttccagtgctggggctcaaattctgcggctgggcttctgtggctgggctcgctATTTTCCCGACTCTCGCGGCTCCCGTGTCCGCGACGCGGCTAGGTGCGGCTTGGCGCATCTTAGCGCGGCTCAGCGCGGCTCCGcacggcagtgggccaccttgctctccccgtaggttcTCCGTGTCACAtgcactagatccggaagagtttcctctgcagttttttctgagtctcttcctgaggctacagcaactccacttttgttaaactttcttttcccGAATTGTTgatgtgcgccctcactcttccgccatcctGGCTCCCCTAAATGAGTCTTTGTTTAATTATGTGTACAAGGCTCATTCTTTCTCCATTGCAACACTCGTGTAGTGATATGAGGACATGACTGCCCTTCTTGAGATGGTGACACACACATTCCTGCCATCGCACTCCTCTGGTGAACAGACACTGGAACAAATATTTGAACACCCAGGAGAGAACAGACTCACAGCACTGCAAGCAGATTAGGAAGCACTTCTCCCCGCCCtgcagccagaacacaaccgaGAGACTCTGGTGTCACTGATGATGAGCACAAAGGGGCTGAACGCTGGGAAACACGATGCCACAAGCACGGAGGTGTTCACCACCCACTGGCCTTGATTTGTAACCAGTGTCATCCACAGTGTCAGCGTGATATATATTGAATAAAAGGTGACGAAGAAACTCACCAGGATTAGAATGGTGTTAGTGGCTCTGACCTCATGGGAAGGCCTGGAAGAGAGTCGGTGCCTGTGAATATGTTGGACTCTCTGTTTATGTCTGCACAGGATAAAGATGGTTGAGCTGCTGGCCCAGATCATGAAGCCCAAACTTATGAGGTCAGAAGAAAAATACAGGATTGtataaaatgaatctaaaagaTCTCCACTTAAATGCCAAGAACAGTACCCATAATTATTTTCTATACTGGTATTTTTGATATTCAATGGACCACTCACTATTATAGGAAGACACGAATTTACCAAAATATGCAGAATCCAgcagaagaaacagaagaagccaAGGAACTTTAGGGACCTTATCTTAAGCTCCATCCATCTCCAAATACTGGGGTCAAGTTTAATGGCCTGGAAACCATTGAAAAGGCAGATGGTACTCAAGGACACTCCTGTTGCCACTCTAGAAATAAAGAAGATAATTTTACATCCAATATCGTCCAGGAAATAATTCCATCCGAAAGCCACCAAGGTCTGGGGGATACCTTTAGAGATAAGAACAATGGAATTGGCCAAGACCAGTTGATTGAGAATTAAATCTGTGGGCCTCAAGTGATGTCGAGTTAGCAGAGTGAAGTTATAAAGACAAAGGAGGGAGGAATTTCCCACAAGGCCAATCCCTGTCTGAGTGAGGAAGATAATCCCAATATCCAGGCTGGCAGAACACATCACAGCAACCGCTAGAGGGCACAGGTTGCAGCTGAAGTGAGAATGAATGAACAACCAAACAAATGCCAACGTGTCTCACTTTTCTCTACATTCTACTTTAAATGGACAACGCTTCCGTTCATGCATCCCAGGAAACTCAATGAAGACTGAATTCTAAATAGCCTCAGTCTCTACCTACAGTTGAAGGGGTGATGGGCAACTGCCACACAGTTTCTCTGAAGCTGCAGAGAGGAGTTGGGCAGATCTCTGTGCTTGGACATGGACTTTTATCTATGATACATTCTTACACAAAAAGCCAAGACACAGAATGAGTGTAGCATATGTCTCATCTGAAAAACCTCAACTTGAGGATCAAAACACAGGGGCAGAGTTGGAACAGTAGTGAAGGATAAGAAACTAAAATAGGCTTTATGAAGTAATCTAATTTGTAGTTTGACTTGTACAAGTAACAATATTTCACATAACTACTGAAAAACAATAGTAGATATTGGGTATCACTACCCATAACAttgataattaaaagaaaatttagctTGATTATCACCATGGTGTACTTAGTGCACATAACAGAAGTAGTTCAAATGACttgaaaacacagaaacacacatgaaaacaaaaatagctGGAGGGAAATATTAAGCTGCTTTTCAGATCATATTTGCACAATATACTGCATTAAGAATttgaaatatatcaaaatatattagTGTAATTGGTAAGGAAGACTTTTAGCATAAGGCAAAAAATATGTATCTCTGTGTATGAATATAAAATCTACACAGCTCAAAGCAATACAATTCTTGGCAGAATTACAGGTTTTAAAACACACATgtatttctcatttctcttaCATGAACAGTCATCGTCAACAGCCCCTTATCCTTGAGCATCAAGTCACAAGACTGAGATTTCAAAAGGTAATTTCTCAGTCAAAGAAAGCCAAACGTCTTGAAGATAAACGAGGCTGCTGGGTGTGGGGCAGGAAACATCCAAATGTCCCCAACGCTGCTTGTCAAACAAGAAAGCTAGGATGGTCCAGATACCCTGGTTTTTGCGAGGAGGAAACATAACTTGAAAAGGAATCTTTTGCAAAATATTGGTACAAATGGAGTGCAAAAGGAATAGTTACATCCATGACTTGAACCTCAACAAATATGTTAAACATCTTCAAGATTATAtcaaaatatgatgttttcctgtGGAAGATGTCAGGGAACCAACTCATGATGACATCCAGCAAGGGCTCACTGCCCGACACTCAGAGGAGCCATTTACTATGGCACTTGCTTTGAGGAAAACAACAACACTAAAAAGGCTTTATTGTTGAAGTCAGCCAGCAAGGAGAAGGTGAAGCGAAgcttagctctctctctctcacctgggGTATGGGACAGGtttatgggatgggagagagggcaGTCGCTGGGGAGTACTGGTGTGGCAAGTTCTGATTGGAGACCTTTAGCACAGGAACCAGGTCCTGGTCAGTGGCTTCCACATTTTCTGAGCCTTCAGGTTCCCATCATGCTCTGGCCTGCTTGGTCCTGCTGCGGAGGAGACAATGGTCAAGACCTCCTCCTCTGCACCTGCGCTGTTGCATCTGTAGGCAAGAGGCCCTCACCTAGCGAGTGCCTTACCCACAATTAAACCTGCCTCAGggacactgcccccacccccgggtgTTTCCAATCCACATGATTGATGCTAATCAGTGGGGATCTCAGGGTTCGGTTAGAACCAGGCAGAGTTTGCCTGCCAGCATAATTATTCTGAAAACTGATTTTGAAAAGAGGAAAGTGCCAATcattttctgttgtgttttttgtacagactgtattatttttattgtgtaagCAAAACACAATGATGGATGGTACTGGTTTTGGAAGAATTTCCCTAAGTCAGGAGGTAACAGCATTAGAGGTCTCAGACCTAATTTCGACCATCAGTGACCACGGAAACCTTCATGCACGTCACAACTGGGGATGTGGCAACAAAGAGATACTCACCCAAAGAAAACAGTTCCTTTGAAATGTGCCATGAAACTATTTGGAGATTGAGCCAAAAGCCTAAAGGTAAATTTCTAGCACTCATTCTAAAAAGAGAGATAAGTAACACATGGGGCATAGACAGTAAAATCGGCAaatttccccaataaaaaatactgGGTGCAATTCATAATTAGGCTGGGACGAAATCCTAACTAATTCTAGACCAAATCTTCAGCATGAGAATTATTCTTATTGAAGATTGAAATTTACATGAGAGGAGCCAACGCTGTGATGCAGTAGGGTAAAGCCCCATCCTGCATTGCAGCCATCCACGTGGGCGccgtttccagtcccagctgctccacttcaaatccagctctctgctatagcctgggaaagcagtggaaggtgatctaagtcttgggtccctgcatccacgtgggagacctggaaaaaaactcctggctcctggcttcggatcagatcagcactggccattgcaacaaTATGGGGAGTATGGGGCCGGCTctgcagcacagtaggttaaccttcTGCCtgcgcgccggcatcccatatgggtgttggttctagtcctggctgcccctcttccgatccagctctctgctgtggcctgcgaatgcaacagaggatggcccaggatcttgggcccctgcacccacataggagaaccaggAAAATctcatggcttcagataggtgcagctctggccgtcgcgcccatctggggagtgagccaatggattgaagacctttctctctgtctctacctctcactgtctgtaactctacctctcaaataaagaaataaaatcttaaaaaaaaaaccaatatgggtagtaaaccagctgatggaagacctctctctgtaactgtttcaaataaataaaataaatctctctatAAAATTACATGAGGGAAACTTCTATAAGACAAAGTTaccaacaacaaaatgaaaaagaaacacagtGGAAAGTTAAATGTATAGAAGATAAAATAGGAGACCATAACACTTTCAGTGGCATtgctaatcaaagtggaaataagGCTGGAAATGAATTTGAATAACAATTCTTACCAGAAGAAAATCATAAATCCAATCACAGCAAAAGTTCAGACAGTGCTAACCAAATGAATGATGattttctgagtttcaaataGCACACATCATATATAACACTTGCTGAATTTTAATTAAAGGGTCATTTCTACTGAGATTAATAAGGCACCCTCTatcttgtgtgttgtgtgtgtataaaataagtCAACAAATGTAAGTTACTATTTAAAGTTCCTTAGGTGTCCATGATATGGAATgatatttgaaatctattttgGTAGGAGAATATgtattatatgtgtataatatcctaaatttattttctcacatatttttgtcacagttgcattttttttaatttgacaggtagagttaagacagtgagagagagagacagagagagcggtcttccattggttcactcgccaaatggttgcaacggccggagctgcgccgatctgaagccaggagctggtttctcatgcgggtgcaggggcccaagcacttgggccatcctccactgcctttccaggccacagcagagagctggactggaataggagcaaccgggactagagcctggcacccatatgggatgccggcaccccaggaaGAGggtgaaccaagtgagccatggcaccggcccccaacagTCGCATTTCAAAGTACTTAACTATGTGTGCCATACATCCACTGTTTTAATTGTATTATGGCTGTGAGCACCGACAAAAAATCCAGCCCATCTGAGCAACAGGACTCCAAGGTGAGCACAAGGTTCCGCTAACAACTGCCCCTCAccgtgcacacacacctgccagcGAGCTTCACGAAGGGAATGtggagaggagggaaggcagCAAGTTGGTCAGGCAGAAGGGAGGTATGAGAGGTCTTTCCCAAGGTTTGTGAATGCAGGAAGCATGGAAAGGCCTCACCCTGTGAGATTCTGTCACcccaaggggaggggagaggggcgggaggggaggagggtggcagagtGCGCATCTCAACTTTGGGTGCCTGTGGACAGGGTCACATGTTTCATTgaaatgtatcattttaaaaagaccaGAGAAGGTTGAAAAGGCTGATTTACAGTCACGGGTGAGCAAaccaaggagggggaggggaagcccaGGCATGATGTGGACCAGAAATTGTGACTTGAGTTACACAATGACGGGTAGTGCAGGGGATTCAGGTTCCTTACAGAGCCAGGTGCATAACAGGAACCTGTGGCTCTTACGTTGTGGTGAGTTTTATCATGCAGGCCTGTGAACACCCACAGGCATTCACAAGGCGAGGAAGGCACACAATTTCCCTGACCCTTGGGCATCTGTGGAGACACTGGGGTGACCTCAGCCAACACGTCTCACCTCCTGAGAAGGATTTACAGCTGCCCGTCAAACAGTCTCTGGCAGCAACTTTAACACTCGTTTCATTTTAGGTTTGATTAAACAAAACATGCTGTAGGCGACCGAAGTAACTGagtagaaagaaaacacaaggcACTATCAAAATAGGTTTCAAGCCATGATAATAATTAAATTTTGAGACCTTAAAGCTCTTGGTTGATCTTTTACTAAGGACAGAAATTTCAGGCATCATTACAGACTCCATGTAGTCCAACATGCACTTCCTCACTACCATGACAGAAGAAAGCAAAAGCCAATGCACACACGAGCACCTGTCTCTCAGACACCAGGCACCTGCTCAGCAGCCTGGGCTTATCTTCTGTCTCACTGCTCGGCCCACATCTCCAGAGTGAAGCCTTGTGAGCAAGTGCTGTGGCAGGCAGCGTGTTTAGGCAGGGAGGAGTAAGGCTGGCTTCGGCGACAGCAGGAGCAAGGGGGAAAGAAGAGAGGTGTAGCAGCCCCTGTGCAGGGAAGTAGGCGGCAGTATGCCAAGGGATCACCAAAAGACATTGCTGACTTGATCAGTTTACAGCATATATATGTGACAATGCATTGCACTGTATGCTCTAAAGCGATACAAGTATTGCAtgttcatgaaaattttaaaaatacaatagaaaaatctttcctgaaaatatatgcatatatatgaagGGGTATCCAAAAATTCATAGAACATTCTATTactaaaaaactgcatggatttaaataagttgcaccacaataaacttctaattccatttccccatgaactttttgaagtaccctcatatgcacatgtatgtgtgttccTAGATTTATGTTCCAATCccagaaaaagaattattttccatGTGTCTTACTGGGTTTTCTGAGGTGAAGGCCTTCTCAGAATACAACAGTCCTCTGAAACGAATCACCACTTACCTGGCTGCCATGGCTGTCAGGACCACAGTGTGCAGGTGTGGAAAGAGGGCTCTGGACCTGAGATAAGCATGTGGGGCTCCATGATCTCATCTTCTTGCTGGGAAGTGATTATCATTTCACCCAGCAGTGCGGTGACAGTGTCTGCATGGGGAATGGAAATTACCTGTGAAAAACATTTGTGAATTGTGCAGATCCATTAAAGATATTATTAATAAAGCACGAGATGTCACAGACGGACGGGCGAGACCTCACATTTGAAATAGGCAATAATCCCAGTGGAAGCTGAGTGGAGACACTGAGCCCTAGCAAGCAGGAGAGGAAGGTGAGCACGTGTTCTGCTGGAGTTTTAATCGCCTTGTTGGTTTTGGCTGCAGAGATGATTACTTTTATTCCTACGGGTTCTGAAACTGAATGTGTGCAGTACAGGAATAAAATTGGGAAGAGCCGTCGGAGTGGGCCAAATAGATGGGAATTTGACTGGGACACGTCTATTCAGTACTTTAAGAACTATCTGTTTTATAAATT contains:
- the LOC133748617 gene encoding vomeronasal type-1 receptor 1-like, giving the protein MCSASLDIGIIFLTQTGIGLVGNSSLLCLYNFTLLTRHHLRPTDLILNQLVLANSIVLISKGIPQTLVAFGWNYFLDDIGCKIIFFISRVATGVSLSTICLFNGFQAIKLDPSIWRWMELKIRSLKFLGFFCFFCWILHILVNSCLPIIVSGPLNIKNTSIENNYGYCSWHLSGDLLDSFYTILYFSSDLISLGFMIWASSSTIFILCRHKQRVQHIHRHRLSSRPSHEVRATNTILILVSFFVTFYSIYITLTLWMTLVTNQGQWVVNTSVLVASCFPAFSPFVLIISDTRVSRLCSGCRAGRSAS